The uncultured Carboxylicivirga sp. genomic interval ATTGCAAACATAAACAGTTTGCTCGAAACCTTAAACACTTTTTAACATGATAAAACATAAATTTTCCAAATTAATTACCGCAATCGTTTGCGATTACGATTGCAAAAGTAATTTTATGATATAAAACATGTCCTTCATTTTCATACCCCATCATCGAAAACGTTTGCGGTAATAGGAATACAGACCAACTCTATCGCTATTCCTACCGTAGGAAATGAATGAGTAATTACCTTCAATAAGTTAAATAGCTGAATTCACTTTGTTAACATTCATTAACAAAGCAACCTATTATTCAATTCTAAAAAAAAGAGATATTGCACCCCCCTTATGAAATAAATCTATTTTACTATCTTTAACTTCTGAGCATTTGCAAGAATGCCATTTTCCAAGGTAATTATATGAAGTCACATCCGATAACAATAAAAGATATAGCACGAGTTTTAGGCATTTCACCTTCAACTGTTTCAAGGGCATTAAAAGATCATCCTGATATTAGTCCAAAAACCAAACAGTTGGTGCAAACTTTTGCCGAAAAGGTAAATTACCGCCCCAATGCTTTAGCTTTGAGTTTACGTAGTAGTAAAACCAATACGATTGGAATAGTGATTCCGGAAATTGTACACCATTTTTTCTCAACAGTAATAAGTGGAATTGATGATGTAGCATATGGTAAAGGATACAATGCTATTATTTGTCAGACAAATGAAAACTACCAACGAGAAGTAATTGATTTACAAGCACTAATTGACAATAGAGTTGATGGAGTATTGGTATCGATGAGTAAGAACACTCATGATTTTACTCATTTTCAAAATGTAAGAGATAACGGTATTCCTATCGTATTTTTCGATCGTATCTGTGAAGAAATTTCAACTGACCGAGTTATTGCTGATGATTTTGAAGGAGCTCGCATTGCAACTAAACACCTTATTAGTAAAGGCTGTCGAAAAATAATGCATCTTTCAGCTCCTCAACATTTATTGATTGGTAAAAACAGAAAAGAAGGTTACTGCAGCGCACTAAAGGAGCATCAACTTGAATGCAATGATCGACTTCTGGTTAAATGCGACACTCGTGAATCTGTATTTGCAAAAGAAGATGAGATTATAAAATTAGCTGGTGAAATTGATGGAATATTCGCTGTTAACGACAGTACTGCTATTGCTGCAATGCAAATTCTTCAACGTAACGGATACAATGTTCCCAAAGACATAGCAGTAGTAGGCTTTGGTGACGGTCCTATTTCAGACATTGCCTATCCTCCATTAACAACCGTTGAACAAAAAGGGTACATCATAGGTCAGGCAGCAATGAATTTATTAATAGGACATATTGAGGATACTGCCATCGAAGGAGAATTCGAAACAAAAATTTTTACACCTGAATTAGTTGAACGTACATCTTCTCAATTAGGAAAGTCAATTTAAAATTCCTAAGTATACTGTTAGCATCCTCGATTCATATCTGTTTCGAGGAATTTACACTTCCGATCCCAATACTTCACTAGGAATTATTGAAACATACCGACAGTAGTCAACTGAAGTTCTTATTATTACACTATTCAAAAATAGATCTTCTGCTCAATATTCTCAACTTTCGATAAAATCTCCACATTTTTGTAAGTTTTTGCAATCGTTTGCAAAATATTTTCTTCAATACTTAATCAAAAAAAACTAATTATTACCATCACTCCGCAATCGTTTGCAATCTATACTATCATTGAAAACTACAACTTTAGAAAGCTTCATCGCAACTTTTTCAATACTACATCTTGACATATTTCTTACATTTGTATTGGATTTATGTAAAAGTAACTTACCTGCTAATACCTTTAACTTGAAACATTCGTTTTGAGATCAGGAGTATTATCCTGTTGAAATCACAAAAAACATTTAAGCGAATAAGTGG includes:
- a CDS encoding LacI family DNA-binding transcriptional regulator, whose translation is MKSHPITIKDIARVLGISPSTVSRALKDHPDISPKTKQLVQTFAEKVNYRPNALALSLRSSKTNTIGIVIPEIVHHFFSTVISGIDDVAYGKGYNAIICQTNENYQREVIDLQALIDNRVDGVLVSMSKNTHDFTHFQNVRDNGIPIVFFDRICEEISTDRVIADDFEGARIATKHLISKGCRKIMHLSAPQHLLIGKNRKEGYCSALKEHQLECNDRLLVKCDTRESVFAKEDEIIKLAGEIDGIFAVNDSTAIAAMQILQRNGYNVPKDIAVVGFGDGPISDIAYPPLTTVEQKGYIIGQAAMNLLIGHIEDTAIEGEFETKIFTPELVERTSSQLGKSI